Genomic segment of Gouania willdenowi chromosome 17, fGouWil2.1, whole genome shotgun sequence:
TTCATCTTTGCCAACTTGTTTTGATGAGTTAAACATGACGTAATGGTTATCTAACAGGTATTTCTTCACTGCACTCTTGTGGCGTGGGAGCCTAGTGGTCTTGACCACACAAAAAAGGCCTGCCACTATGTCAAAGATCAAGGGTAATCTAAAGCTTAACGTAAACTTGTAATTTATTCTTTGCAATAGAATGCACTGAGTTTGGTTTCATCCTGTTTAATTTTAGTTGGGAGTCACTGGACACTCCTTATAGTAGTTTGTGTGACTGCTGTGAGTCCACTTGCAAATCCAGAAGGACCAGGAGTTTAACATCAGGTATGTTGCATAAAATTAGCCTTTCTAACCAAATTCAGCCTGcttgacttttattttatttcccctCCCCAGCTAAACATGGGATAGCACACAAAGTGATGCTTGGACCACTACAGATCACCGACTTCTAGGTAAGAATCTTGTGTACATTCGACTCAAGCATGTTTTATTGACCTTAACTGAACTTGTTTCCAACAGGGATGGATAACGCAGACTGAAAGGCTACATCTGACTTTCATACATCGTATTGGGAGCTTCTGAATTGACATGCCACATGTTGCCTAATACTGTGTATGAGATATTTATTGTAACATCACATTTTAGTCAAGCATGAGAAACCACACCAGCACCACATGCTGGTGTGGTTTCTCATGGGTTAGTTGATCCACAAATGTAAAATTAAGGAACAATGCTGTATCACTTTGTATAAAATGCTGGAAAAAGACTACAAATCTCAATAAAATGCTTGAGAAACTTAAATCCGTTGCATTAATGAATAAATTCACTGCGTTGTGGAAGTCTTGGGTAACAGGTTTgaataaaaatacttttatgATTAAACTGCTTAGGCTTTTTAACTCTAATGACAATAAATTACTGACCATGAATCACACGGTGGTAAAATATCAAATCTTACTGAAGAGTTTTCACAACCTGAATAATCATAATTCtaaaacaatgcaataaaacctttaaaactgTAAGTCAATGTGCATAcagttgaaatattttttaatttataacaTTGGTTTGCCCACTGCAAAATTTAAGAATATTTTACAATTCCCTGTATTTAATGTCTACAACTTCTTtacattgtagtttttttttttttgtttttttttgatccTGTGTAAATTATTTTACTGCTGATAAAATGTAAATTAGCTTCCTTCAGCCACTGATTACAAGTGCTCCAAATCACGTGTCTGTAAAAGCTGCACTTCCTCAGTCATTAGCGAAGGTCACGTGACCAGAGTCAGCATACGTCACTTCCATTAGCGCGAggtataaatataataaaactagTTCCTTCAAAATCGACTCATGATTTAAACCCCTATCGAGGTAAGATACTACTGTGAACGAATACGTGATGTTTTATGCAGTGAAACTGTTATTCCACCTGTTAGCTACAGCTAGCCGTAATTATTGCAGCTAAAGATAGTCTGAAAGTAGAAAATTTAATCACGTGGTTGTTCATTTAAAGGGTTATACTTGTATTTTGTTCATATTACAAAACATAACCTGTTAACAGTCTAATCCTGAGTTACACATTGAAGATGGATTTTCCTTATTTAATTTCTATATGCTTTGTGATAAAAtaggattattttttaaatcccagCGTCAAAGTTGAATCAAACTTtcataaatgatataaaatcatTATTAAACACTTACTGCCACTTTTTAGATCAGGGATGGATAACTGTTGGCCCGGGGGCCATTTGCGGTCATGTGGCTAATTTTGTTTGGCCCCCAAAACAACtgcgcaaaatgacagaaaaataaaacaaaaatacactaactcATAAAATGCagataaatgacaaaaacacacaaaacaaaaacaattactcAAAATTAAATCACattctgcaaaaacacacaaaatgacagaaaaaaaaaaccaccactctaaaaatgcaaaaattacaaaaacccaatacaaatttactccaaaacaaatgaaacaaacaaaatgactccataaatgcacaaaatgagttcaaaaacatgcaacaaaaatacacaaaacaaaataaaaatatactaaaatgacagcaaaaatacacaaaacaacaaaattatactAAGATTACAAGACGTTTGACAAAACCAtttgtttctgtctgtgttgatgttcagattggtcatcattctaaatgctgacatgaattctaaaaatgtggctctcggatcagacaatcacatttttgtggcccccactgtgatgaaAGTTGCCCATTCCTGATTTAGATCATGGGTGCCAAAATCTGGTCCTGGAGAgcccctgtcctgcatgttttaaatgCTTTTCTGCTCCACCACATTGTAAATGTTAGTTCACTATCAGGCTTTCTGTACTGCAAATAGTGGGACTAGTGATGACATTATGCTGAATTAAGTCACATAAAAGCAGAGAAGTGTCGTCAGAGATGGtgaaatcaaactaaaaagtgCAGATGATCTGCAAAATGTGGCCAaacaattttttaaacaaaaaaggaattATGTACACATTgctttttgtagctttttaaaaaaaaccacatttatttattgaaagtgcaacagtttttagtcCATATTTATCTTCTTTTGCGTCGTTTTTCCACTGATGTTTTAACCTCTGCGCAGACGTTTCCACAGAAATGGAGTGGTTCCATTGCAACCAGTGCTTCACAAAGAAAGGGACGAAGTTTGCCGTGTCCAGCTGTGGCCACATCTGCTGCAGTGAATGCATCAAATCCAGTGAGACTGTTGTACACTCATTGCTTAATCCCTCTGCTTCTCTCCTCTAAAACGTGTTTAACAAATTCTTGACTTTTTACGCCAAAATATGTACTTTTTACTCAGGGCAATGTGGTGTTTGTGGTACTTGTTGCAGTTATCTGCCCATCACGGATGAGGTTGGTGAGATTTCACTTGTTCATATAACGTGTTGCTTAGCAATACAAACACATGGTAATGTAATGTAACATATTTCTGTTTTCGTTCTCGCAGATGAAGCCTCAAGAGAAAGTGTTTTTCAAGGATCCCGTTAAGCTCTTTCAGTCACAAATGAAGCACGTATGCCaggtaggggtgtgaaaaaatacatttcccgatatattgcgatttttttttaattaaaaaaaaaaaaaaatatatatatatatatatatatataacactatatatatatatatatatatatatatataactgcattttctttttcttttttacagtgaaaatgtgcaaaaacattaataataaataataaataggatgttttgaagcaaatagttttgactcaatttgtcctctgaatgatcaatatcttctgatgaacatatacagcaacttgatttttcatatctgcgtttaattttgatattaactgggtagaatattgtgATATACCACGATAATATCGTATTGTGATATATCACGATAATATCGTATTGTGATACgcatcgtattgcaacatccttgccaatactcactcCTAATGCcaggttgtcttttttttttcttcctgaaaTTAATGCATCATAGTGTGTATTTAAAGCTCAATTCAATGTTCAAATTTATGTTGAACAATGGCGTAGTCGTTCTCCGTCTAAAACTACTTCCCGTCATTGATTTATCTCATTTGAATGTTTCAGATCGCCACTTTTCAACAGACGCAGATGGAGTTGATCATAAAGCACTTCAAACACAGGTCTGACGAATTAGAAAAACATCTCAATGAAGTCAGCAGGTGGGCAACTACAAATAATCGCCTTTATTAATGTTGGTCGCTTTGTGAATAATCCCCCCAATAGCTTTATTTCTCCTGCCTGTTCAGAGAGAACAGTGACCTGAAAAAGCAGCTTTCGGagatgaaaagagagagagttgACTTAAAAAAGCAGTTCTCCGAGctgagaaaagaaacagatgaGTTAAAGAAGCCGCTCTCTCAGAGGAGGGTAAGTCCAACAAGGACAGAGCTATTATGGTAAATATTACTGATttatttcactcttttttttacatctgtgtgtgtgttacaggttTCTCCTGCTGGCCAGTTTCGTACAGACAGGTATTAAATATACCCACATTTGAAACTAGGGATGTCGCgatgcaactttttcattttcgatATGATtccgatattgatccaatatcagcatgaatcatacatattttcattactttttttttttcttgaataaaaaaataataatgacttattttgtagtgtggaatgttagaaaaggcttgatcaagtgatgttactcagacaacaatagtcaacaacagtaggcatgagaaaaactgtcccatttattaataaccaattggttacatgaatttaaaccttcaacataatatctacagtattctacaattgaatataataaatacaaaatgaattggaaaaagaaaattCGGAAATTCGaattcgatattcgttttcaggccgatatcggaccaatatcgaTATTGGGTCGGACACCCCTATTTGAAACAAACCTTTATACCTTGTGCACTTTTATATTGATTAACGTGTTATACCAATGCACTTTTATTCTGATAAaccttttattctgacagaCTTTTACCataccttatgttgttttttctaaCTGTGTCTGTTCTGGCTCGAATCTTTAAGTGTACTTGAATGTTGTGTGAGggcatttgcatttttgttgtactttgtacaatgacaataaaaaaggattctgattctgatacatGTATCCATGTAACATTTGAATATTATTGTAACTCACAGCACTCAAAGGATGTCCCTCCCTGTGGCAGTGACTTCCCCAGGTAAACCCACTATTCTCTACTAGGCCATGGGCTAAGATAGTTATCCTGCATCCCCCAgaattgtgtgaaaaaacaactgtagagcataatgatggcatGATTTAGACgatttaaacattttgaaaaatctcattttataaataagtggaatgaaacagactcatttctggtcattttccgcttggtgtgggaccaagactgactcttgtattttcagttcatgttcaaaagatcatttctatcattttgtttgttttttgtctcattttgtgtgttttttttttttttttgtctctttttgcattgtctgttctttttattattcagtatattttttctctttagtgtgtttttgttgttgtttctatttaaattgttctttctcagtgtgtgtgtttttgctgtcgtttggTTGTCTATGTCGTTGtctatgtttctctgttatttttgtgtattttgtagtgatcttgtgtacttttttctcatttattgtgcttttgttgtcgttttgtgagttgctggtaatatttagtatgattatcatttttaactaaaaataaacattaaaccccacatttttaatgcttttatctGTAaattttcttctctctctctctctagtaccacCTGTAGTGTCATCTCGTaccacgtaccccagtttgagaaacactgctttagagtgttctgaacatgaaatcaaatgttACCGTTGCATAAGTTGCAATGAACTTAGTTTACAGGTACccttgaaatgtatttaaaatcaaTATGTTTCCTAATCCattttcacatttaacattttggtCATATGCGtaccaataaaacacacaaatgaggTACCAAAATGAAGCTGGACCTCTGCTCGTTCtaataaattcaatgaaaatatggtttgaatttttttattacatgttaATGAGCTATTTTATGATAATACCTAAGTCTATATCTCAGGTTTGATCGTAATTACTATATATAGTATTACCAGAAACTGTGTTTAAACACCTTTAATTTGACACTAAAACAAAGTCTCTACTACGTTACCTCACAAAGTTATAACAGATTCATATTTAAGTAATATATCACAAAATATGACCAGGATTGACACTTGTTGAGATATTTGTTAGCATACCACATTGTTGGATTGCTATAGCAGTAATATATAGAGAACAGAGGATCAAATGAAATCTATACTTCTTCTGAATCTCTTGCAAACATtattctttgattaaaaaatacctCCCAGGACTTATTAGTGAAAATATGACTGcacacattttacacatttgGATCCAACCTAATAAAACGTAGAATGTTGAACATTTCTGATGATCCAAATAATCctataatgttgttttttgaaaGTGATCCCTGTAcatgatgttttcttttttcaacagTAACACCTCGCTCAAGACCTATGAGGTAGTTCTACATTTCCATGCAGTAGCTGAATTACTGtaccatttaaataataatatgatgCTGAAATGTGAATTGTGACATTTCTCAGTAACGTCGGATCAACAGAGTCCCACCGCTGGACCAGAGACAGAGGTCTAAGCCTCTCCCTCAATGTAAGTCATTATTTACTTAATGTAATACATTCAGCtttaaactagggctgggaatTTAACGCgctaattgcgattaattaaatacaggaaaataaagcacaaaaaaagagacaatttcaaacaaaatgtgtCAGCTTCATCACTTGGTCGAGTTATTTCATGCCAAGTGTTTTGcaatgttcagtttccacttatCTGGAACAttctgtactaagtgctgtttttccttttaataaacaaagacacatctGTTTTAGAAAGTTTGCAAAAAATCCGTAAAAGCATGAAAATAGTTTtcttaaatgttaatgttagcactcagtgctTTTGGtatttaagctcatttattgttttcatttattcaatcttagaccaaaatccatttaaattggaaaaatgttgcttctcgtgtcaaatgtTACGCGATTCATTACAAAGTCTGTCATTAATTAGGTTACTTTGAGTCCCACCACTAGTTTAAACAAATCACAGTAATTATTTTCATATAAAGGAAGTTTCTATAACATCAGTTTATATTAACGTCTTCcatctttcaaattaaaatcccatgattgaacacacacacaaggggtttgtaacttttcaatacgcttttacattaaaatgaatgtaaataTTTTGATTTGCCAATTGATAGCGTAAAATCCAGTTGAGTTTTTGAATAATGACTTTTATTGATAACAAAGTGAACAAAACGTTTGTGACTTGGACAATTCAAATCCTACATAATTGCCCCAATGTTGATTTTCTCTCCTATAATAAGAACATGGCAATAATCTTATATGTTAATAGTTTGACGCAGTATGTGAGAGAAATAACCCTACAGATAATTACGTTTGTCTTGCGTTACCAACCAACTTACATTAAATTCTCACTCTGCAGGTTGTAGatcttttgattaaaatgttttccccaaaactaatttatttttagCCTTACACTAATATTCAATGTTATTGAAACTTTGTTGTTTCGA
This window contains:
- the LOC114479606 gene encoding RING finger protein 212B-like, which codes for MEWFHCNQCFTKKGTKFAVSSCGHICCSECIKSRQCGVCGTCCSYLPITDEMKPQEKVFFKDPVKLFQSQMKHVCQIATFQQTQMELIIKHFKHRSDELEKHLNEVSRENSDLKKQLSEMKRERVDLKKQFSELRKETDELKKPLSQRRVSPAGQFRTDSTQRMSLPVAVTSPVTPRSRPMSNVGSTESHRWTRDRGLSLSLNTPGSSASISSHSSLNEHRTPSFFTTPRRTDTPNIFQLQFMSGISVQSPRL